Within the Paludisphaera rhizosphaerae genome, the region AATTGGAGCCTGTCGCCGGGGTGGAAATTGACCCCGTTCGCATGAATTTTCTTTTCTCCGTCCACCTCGCCGGCCCGAATCCGCTCGGCCTGGGCCAGCACGTTGAGCTGCTTCACCTCGCAATTGAGCGACGCGAGCATCAGGACCGAATCGGGTTTGAAGATGCCCCCGTCCGCCTTCCACTGCTCGACGAGCTCGGCCATCGCCTGCGTCCGCGTCTTCGCGATGTGGACGAGCCCCCGTTGCCTGAAGGCGTCTATCGCTTCCTGCGAGTTCCCAGCCCGGAAGTCGGTCACGGCCTGCCTCTGCCACGGCTCGTTCTGCCGCCGCACCGTCGTGAGCTCCGCCTCTTTCAGGGCGTCGCCCATGTACCGGAAAGGTCCTCCGGCCATGATGGGCTGAATCTGCACCCTGTCGCCCGCGAGGACGAGCCGGGACCCTTCGGCGTCCGCGAGGTATTTGCTGAGTCGGGCCATGTGCTTCGTGCCGACCATGCCGGCCTCGTCGACGACGACGACGGAGCGGCCGTCGAGCGAGACCTCGCCGCGGTCGAGTCGGTTCAGCAACCCGTCGAGGGTGCCGGACTTGATGCCGGTCCCGCGTTCGAGCCGCTTCGCGGTCTTCGCCGCGACCGTGGCGCCGATGACTTCGCGTCCCTCTGATTCCCAAATCTCGCGACACGTCTCGAGGGTCCACGT harbors:
- a CDS encoding AAA family ATPase, whose protein sequence is TWTLETCREIWESEGREVIGATVAAKTAKRLERGTGIKSGTLDGLLNRLDRGEVSLDGRSVVVVDEAGMVGTKHMARLSKYLADAEGSRLVLAGDRVQIQPIMAGGPFRYMGDALKEAELTTVRRQNEPWQRQAVTDFRAGNSQEAIDAFRQRGLVHIAKTRTQAMAELVEQWKADGGIFKPDSVLMLASLNCEVKQLNVLAQAERIRAGEVDGEKKIHANGVNFHPGDRLQFLLNSKPLGVSNGDGGTVVDVDPDRKKIRVRLEDDDREIDVAFNRYQPEKLRLGYASTTFKAQGATLDHVHVLLGGMFTDRHMTYVQASRSVFSTHLFCDKDTAGKELADLVRAAARERPKTMAHAIVDRPAGQVEHSISDDPRHGVKREQSQDQGHRHDHGPSLSL